From the Exiguobacterium marinum DSM 16307 genome, the window TGGCGGCTCGCTCGCGGCACGGGGAAGCCACGTATGGGACGTCGTCATCTCGGCGGGGACGATGCTGTATCAATGGAAAGGAAGACGGGTCGTCCCGGATATGCGACTCGAGACGACCGGGACCGGACGACTTATCCGTCCGTATGGGGAGTATCATGTCGTGCGTTTGAACGGGAAACAGTCGCTCGTCATGTCGTCCGATGCGATGCTCGCCATGAGGCGCCCGCTCACGAAGGCGAGACTGTCCGACCGGATGGACCGCCTGCTCGTGCATCAGTACATACAGGACAAACGTCCGATCGCCTCGTATCGATATGAACGGCTGACGGACGATCAGGCCGTTCGTTTTGCGGACGGTGTCTTACAAGGACGTTGGTACATCCCGGCAGCACCCGATGCGTTACGTGTCGCGGACGTCGATGCGTTCGATTGGGATCAGATGGTACCGCGGGTGGACAACAACTCCTTCCGTCTCCAGCTCCATTATTTGACGACCGTCCATCAGCTGACTCGTGCCTTCGAGGTGACGGGAGAGACGGCTTATGTGGAACACGCCGCCCGCATCGTCGATAGCTGGCACGCGCGCCATCCAGTTTTTGCGGTCAACCGGAAGCGTGAGGCATACCATGAGCACGGCACGGCGATCCGCGTGTTCCATCTGCTCGGGTTCTTTGAGGCGTACCGCTGTGCACGGATCGAGCGCGACCCATCGATGACAGAGAAGCTGTTGAAGATGTTGTACGACCATGCCGTCCTGTTGGCGACGCCGACGTTTTATCGGCCGCGTCATAATCACGGGATGTTCCAGGATATGGCGCTCTTTGCCATCGCCTCCTGTTTCCCGGAGTTCGACCGGAGCCCGGAATGGGAACGGGTCGCCCGCGCGCGTCTCGATGCCCAGATTGACACGAGTCTCGCCGCAGACGGGACCCACCTCGAACATTCGCCGGGCTATCACGTATACGTCTATCATATGTTGAGCCGCTTCGTCGACTGGGCGAACGTGAACGGCTTCCCGTTGTCCGACCAGTTTGACGTCATCGACGCGATGCCGGAACGCCTCGTCCATCTGATCAAACCGAACCGGACGCTGCCGATGGTCGGGGATACGGGCGGACAGATTCGGGGACGGCATCTGATTCCGCGTGTCGACTCGTATCCGTCACTCGACTATGCGTTGAGCGGGGGACAGGAAGGGGTTTGTCCGTCTGAACGGATGGTGAACCTCGGCTCGAACTATGCCGTCATGCGTGAATATTGGACCCATTTAAAGCGTCCCTTCAGTGATGCGACACATCTCTTGATGACGGCGGGCTATCACGGCGCAGCCCACAAGCATGCGGACGATCTGAGTCTCGAGCTGTATGGGCTCGGTCGCGACTTCATCGTCGAGATGGGGCGATATGGGTACGCGGACTGCGAGGAACGGTCGGAGGCGATGCGCGTCACGTCACACAACACGGTGCATCGTCTCGGGGACGAGCTCGACTTGTCGGTCGAGCGGATCGGGGAGAGCGGTATCGTATCCGTCGAACCGATCGGGAAGCAAGTGGTGGCGACAGGGGTGAGCCGTCTCATCGGAAAAGGTGCCCTCCACACTCGGAAGGTCGTCTACGATCAGGCGCGGACGCTCATCGTCTTCGACCGCATCACGTCACCAGAACCGGACCTGTTCGTTCAGCGCTTCCATGTGGCACCGGGTCTCGACCTCGTCGAAGGATCAACGGAGTCCCAGAACGTCCGGTTCATGGACACGTCGAATCGTGCGATGCAGATCGTCCAACTCATGACGGGGGACGAATCGTACATGACCATCGAAGAAAGTCACGTGTCGGCTCGCGATTTCGAATGGGTGAGCCGTCCACAGGTCGTATCCATCGAATGTGGGACGGACGTCCGCTTCTTGACGCTCATCCGCCTCGACCGGACGAATTCACGCATCGTCCAGACGCAAGTGGAAGAAACAGGGGATAGGTACATCGTCTCATATTGGCTTGAGAGCGGGACAAAGCACGTCATCCGGATCCCGTATTGACTCGATTATAAAAAAATAAGACGAATTTGAGTTTTTCCTTGATGATTTTTACCAATGATATTACAATAATTGTATAAGAGACATGTATATCATTTACATATGCGATAATGTTTGGATGCATTTAGGGATAAAGTCACATCACCTTTTGAACTAATTCTAAGCAGGGCGCATGGAGGAGGACCAAATGAGTCGCAAGGAAAGACGGATCAAAAAAAGAATGATGAGTGGGCTTCAGGTAACGCTTGTCGCGATGTTGCTTTTGGCGGGGATGTTTTGGACGCGCGCGGCGGACGATGCGGAAGCGAATGACTTCATTCTCCCGTCGACGACCGGCGAACAGTTGACGTTCAGCGGGATGGCGCTACGCCTTGACCCGAAAAAAGGGCCTTACATCCATGGGAATGCTTCCCATTACCCACGTGGATTTAAAGAGGTGTACATCGATCAAAACCGCGGTTATTTGACGGTCAAACGCGACCGCTTTGACTCGGTCGTCTCGATTATCACTGACCCGGATGAGACGCTCACGGCCCGTGGGATCACGATCGGCTCGTCTGGCGGTGGCGTCATCACGAACCTATACTTCTATCAGAACGGGCGTCTGCTCAACTTGGCAGACCCGAACGATTACGCGCTCGTAGCGGGCGTATACTCGAACGTCTGGTTGACGATTATCAGTCAGCCGAACGGACAATGACATCCTCGAGACGAGGATGTCATTTTTTGTAGGCTTTATTTGTAAACGGCGTCTTTGTAGCCGAATGATTGGATCGTGAGGTTGTTCAATCGCTTCGTATCGTATAGTGGGAAGATGACGGTTTCAGACGACTTCCAGCCACCGAGGTTGATCTTGTCCGTCGAGACCGGTCCGCCCGTACGATGGTTCGCATTCACGTCGACGTTGAAGAAGTGGATGTTACGTAACCACTCCTTGTCACCCGAACGGACGGCGACATATGTCCGAGACCCAGATTCGACCACTTTCGCCTCATAGGCAGGCGGCTCTTGTTGATAGGCAGCGAGTGGCTTGTCATTGATGGAGACGAGTTCGATCCGAGATTGCGAGTCGTTCGGGCGCGCGACTGCTTTCGTCTCCATCACGAGGCTACGCGTCGTGTTGCCGTCGATGGTGACGATCCGAGTCAATCCGACAGGGAAATCGTAAATAAATGCCTGGCCTTTCTCTTGGCTGACATACCACTCTTTCTTCTCGATGAGTGGACGTTTGAAACGGATTGTCTGTAATGTGCCATCCGTGACCATGGCGGTGACGGCACGTGCATATTGACTGGAATACGATGCGTTGTCGACATGGTCATGGAACGTTTGGACCGTCAGTTGACGATCTGACGTATGAACGTAGGCCGGTGTCGTCTGTTTCGTCATCATGACCGCATCGACGAGACGGACGATGTCTTTCAGGTCGGTCGCCGAGTTGACGAGGCGTTTGTTCGGTCCAGCCGCCTCATTTTGGCGAAGTGCCGTCACATAGTCGCCGACACGCGCTTTCGTGTAGGAGATGTTTAGCGTGTCGAGTGTAGTCGTGACCGATGCTTCGTTCACGTTCGAGAACATCTTGTCGATGGCGAGTTCGGCTTTCCCCATCTTCTTCCCGCGAATCGTCTTCGATGGCTTGATTGAACCGATGACGCCGTTCTTTCCTCCGAGGACATGCGTCTTCGTCGGTGCCGCGACGGTACGGACGTTGAGCGTGCTCGTCCCGCGTACGACGACATCTGTGTTACGGATGTTCAAGAAGCCGACCTCTCCTGAATATCGAACGGGGATCTCATATGAATATTCCGTATCTTTTGAGATGTCCCACCGTTCAATCGTTCCTTTTCCGGCGATTTTGACTTCACCTGCCGTATGGAGTTGCTCGATCTGACCGTTCAAGGTGAGCGTTTGTTTATCATCATCAAGCGGTGGATAATGCGCATATGCGTTCGCGACGACTTGACGGAGCGGTCCTGCCGTCGTCAACGTGAAGTTCGTAGATGGGATATGAAAACTGTCGATTCGACTCGCTGCCGCTTTGTCGATAACGAGCGAGCTGGCACGTTGACCGAACGGGAAGAAACTGAGCTGTTTCCATCCGGTGAGGGTGCGTCCTGACGTTTTTGGAACAACGATCATACTTCTTAGCGCAGTACCGTTTTTCTGAAAGAATGGCTTGAGCGCTGGGTCAATCTTGTAGCTGACTCCGGAGATGCTGACAATGTCCGTGCCCTTATAACTCATGACTTCGTTCATATCGTATGAAGCAATCGGTGTCTCGAGCGGCATGACGGACCGCATGGAGAGATACCCCTTCGTTTTACCGATTTGGACGTGGGCCCACGAGTTCGTCTTGCTGAGGAGATCGACTTTCGTATTCGCCTTCACCGTCATCAAGGTCTTGGCACCTTTTTGCGTCGATGCCTTTAGTTGAGTGGATTGGACCGTCTTATACGTCGGTGATGCTGCCTCGACGGATTGCATTCCGAATAGGACGACCAATAAAATAGTAAAACCTAGAATTTTTTTATACATATGTGTACCTCCTTTAATCTAAAAGTCATTATATACCAAATGATTTCGGCATCTCGAGCTACTTTGTCATAAAGAGGGAATCGTTTTTTGTGGAAATTGTAAAAACCTTTAAAATCTTCAATTTGTGATTGTTTATTGGACGCTTTTCCGTTACGTTAGAACTAGAGCGAATTGTACATATGGGGGAAAAACGGACGACTTTGGGGCAATGGGATTACACATAAGTCGAACGATGTAAGCGCTTTCCTTCCTGTGTCCTGTTCGCAAATCCGAAAGGGGAACTGAACATGGCAAAGAAATCATCACGTAAATTGTATACAGCGCTTGCCGTAGCAGCTGTATCGACGGCGTCACTCACACCGGCTGCTGTCACAGAAGCTGCACCGAAAGTACCGGTCGCGAAAGCGAAATCGGCGTACGTATACAAAGGGGATTTAGATGCGGCACTCGACGCTACATACAAAGGGGCACGAGTTCACTGGTACAAATCAAGTGTCGACCTTGAAAAACTTGGAACGTTCCAAACCGCACGTGGGATTGTCCTCGGTAAAGGGATGTATATCGAGAAGCGTGTTCGCGTCCTCGACCATCCGATTGAAATTCTCCCACCGTCTGAGCCGCTCGTGTTCAAACAAGGGAAACCAGCGCTCGGTATCTTGAAACAAGACGTACGATTCGCGAGCGGTACTTACGAAAAACCGGTTCGTTGGAGCGGCATCAGCACAGATGAAGTCGGCGAATTCGTCGCGACGGCTACATACAAAAACCGTGGAAAAACAATCACACTCGAAGTCCCGTATACAGTAGAAGGATACAAGCTCTCGATCATGCACACGAACGATACGCACGCGGCGCTCAAATACGCACCGAACCGTGCGACGGCGATCAAGCAAGTTCGTGCCGAGAAGCCGGATAGCCTCTTGATCGACGCAGGGGACGTCTTCTCAGGATCGCTCTACTTCAACGAGTTCAAAGGTCAAGCCGACCTCAAGCTCATGAACTACATGAAATACGACTTGATGGTACCAGGTAACCATGAATTCGACCTCGGTACGGAAGACGGACATAAAGAACTTGCTGACTTCGTCCGCTATGCGAACTTCCCGTTCGTCAGCTCGAACGTGGACTATTCAAAAGACCAGTACATGAAGAACCTCTACCGCGACGAAACGACACACAAAGCGTACAATGGTCGCTTATATGAAGGTGTCATCAAAGTCGTCGACGGGGAGAAGGTCGGATTCTTCGGTTTGACGACGGAAGAAACGGCGTCAATCGCAAGTCCGGGACCGATCGAGTTCCAAAGTTACATCGCTGAAGCGCAAAAAGCGGTCGACGCATTCGAAGAGATGGGTGTCGACCAAATCATCGCCGTATCACACCTTGGGTATAATGATAACCCAGCGTTTGACAACGACTTGTTGCTTGCTGAAAACGTGGACGGCATCGACGTCATCGTCGGTGGTCACACGCATACTCGTTTGAAAGAGCCGGTCCTCATCACAGAAGGTAAGGCTGAGCCGACAGTCATCGTCCAAGCGGATCAATATAGCCAGTTCCTTGGTACAGTGGACATCGAGTTCGATAAAGACGGAAAAGTCATCAAGCATGCAGGAAGCTTGATTGACGTTCGTGACCTTCAACCAGATCCATATGCGGTCTCACTTCTCGCACCATTCAAAGAAGTCGTGGATGCAATCAGTGAAGACCCGATCGGTGTGTCACTCACAGCACCACTCGAAAACCCGCGTGATGAAGGTACTGTGACTGCTCCAAGTGTACGCAAAAACGAAACGGCACTTGGTAACTTGATCACAGACGGCATGTTCACAAAAGCGAAAGAGTATGATGCAGACGTGATTGGTGCCGTTCAAAACGGTGGTGGAATTCGTGCGGCAATCGATGCGGGTCCTGTCACGACAGGTGAAGTGTTGACGACACTTCCATTCGGAAACACGCTTGCCATCATGGACTTGAAAGGTAGCGAGTTGAAAGCGGCGTTTGAGCGCAGTGTTGGCATTTATCCAATCGAGAACGGTGGATTCCTTCACGTGTCTGGATTCAAAGTATTGTTCGACAGCTCAAAACCGGCTGGCGAGCGCATCGTTAGCTTGCAGTACAACAACGGCACAGATTTCGTCGATGTCGAAGATGCGACGAGCTACAAAGTGGCGACAAACTTCTTCACAGCGCAAGGTGGAGACAACTATGTTGAGTTTGAAACGGCATTCAAAGACGGCCGTGTCAACGACCTCGGTCTCATCGACTGGGAGAACTTCCGCGATCACTTGATCAGCCTCGGTGAAGAAGTCACACCGGCTGTTGAAGGACGAATCGTTGACGTCAACGCAGCAGAGTAAGTGAATAACTGTTTTGGGGACGGATCCACTTGTGGGTCCGTCTTTTTTGATGTAGGACGCCGATTTGTACAGTTGTCATCAAATTGCGACCGACATGTAACTCTGTTAAGATACGATAAGATGAAGAAATACTGATTACTTAAAAAAGGTGGAGCGGACGTATGGATGTAAAAGCGACGCTACGCG encodes:
- a CDS encoding bifunctional metallophosphatase/5'-nucleotidase, with product MAKKSSRKLYTALAVAAVSTASLTPAAVTEAAPKVPVAKAKSAYVYKGDLDAALDATYKGARVHWYKSSVDLEKLGTFQTARGIVLGKGMYIEKRVRVLDHPIEILPPSEPLVFKQGKPALGILKQDVRFASGTYEKPVRWSGISTDEVGEFVATATYKNRGKTITLEVPYTVEGYKLSIMHTNDTHAALKYAPNRATAIKQVRAEKPDSLLIDAGDVFSGSLYFNEFKGQADLKLMNYMKYDLMVPGNHEFDLGTEDGHKELADFVRYANFPFVSSNVDYSKDQYMKNLYRDETTHKAYNGRLYEGVIKVVDGEKVGFFGLTTEETASIASPGPIEFQSYIAEAQKAVDAFEEMGVDQIIAVSHLGYNDNPAFDNDLLLAENVDGIDVIVGGHTHTRLKEPVLITEGKAEPTVIVQADQYSQFLGTVDIEFDKDGKVIKHAGSLIDVRDLQPDPYAVSLLAPFKEVVDAISEDPIGVSLTAPLENPRDEGTVTAPSVRKNETALGNLITDGMFTKAKEYDADVIGAVQNGGGIRAAIDAGPVTTGEVLTTLPFGNTLAIMDLKGSELKAAFERSVGIYPIENGGFLHVSGFKVLFDSSKPAGERIVSLQYNNGTDFVDVEDATSYKVATNFFTAQGGDNYVEFETAFKDGRVNDLGLIDWENFRDHLISLGEEVTPAVEGRIVDVNAAE
- a CDS encoding heparinase II/III family protein, whose protein sequence is MEHSIARLVAQFGGSLAARGSHVWDVVISAGTMLYQWKGRRVVPDMRLETTGTGRLIRPYGEYHVVRLNGKQSLVMSSDAMLAMRRPLTKARLSDRMDRLLVHQYIQDKRPIASYRYERLTDDQAVRFADGVLQGRWYIPAAPDALRVADVDAFDWDQMVPRVDNNSFRLQLHYLTTVHQLTRAFEVTGETAYVEHAARIVDSWHARHPVFAVNRKREAYHEHGTAIRVFHLLGFFEAYRCARIERDPSMTEKLLKMLYDHAVLLATPTFYRPRHNHGMFQDMALFAIASCFPEFDRSPEWERVARARLDAQIDTSLAADGTHLEHSPGYHVYVYHMLSRFVDWANVNGFPLSDQFDVIDAMPERLVHLIKPNRTLPMVGDTGGQIRGRHLIPRVDSYPSLDYALSGGQEGVCPSERMVNLGSNYAVMREYWTHLKRPFSDATHLLMTAGYHGAAHKHADDLSLELYGLGRDFIVEMGRYGYADCEERSEAMRVTSHNTVHRLGDELDLSVERIGESGIVSVEPIGKQVVATGVSRLIGKGALHTRKVVYDQARTLIVFDRITSPEPDLFVQRFHVAPGLDLVEGSTESQNVRFMDTSNRAMQIVQLMTGDESYMTIEESHVSARDFEWVSRPQVVSIECGTDVRFLTLIRLDRTNSRIVQTQVEETGDRYIVSYWLESGTKHVIRIPY